One segment of Halomarina pelagica DNA contains the following:
- a CDS encoding aldehyde dehydrogenase family protein, which yields MSLEAVRRLDKQMLIDGSWRDGDERADVVHPYDGEVVGSVPMANAEQVTAAIEAADRAYRASTLSAYERYELLSRTADRLAARTDEIAQIITSEQGKPITESRTEVDRAVQTLRLSAEEAKRLFGEYVPMDAQKGFARDHCFTQREPLGVVAAITPFNFPLNLMVHKVGPALAAGNGVVGKPATNTPLSSIALFECLDEAADEVGAPDGLVNVVTGSGSTVGDAVLRHEAVEAISFTGSTAVGKYLADNSGMKEVTLELGGNDPTIVWSDTDIEGAATQVVGGACSNAGQVCNSVERVLVHEEIHDELVDALVEAAEALTVGDPFDEATDIAAMVDDEQFGTVVELFEETVGRGATVECGGNYGGDLGDRVFEPTVLSGVTPDMPAACEETFGPLVPVISVSDFDEAIREANNTEYGLEAGIFTQDIDRARRAADEIEAGGVNVNTVSGFRADHMPYGGFKDSGVGKEGIKYACEHFSRTKLVGFHQGFNG from the coding sequence ATGAGTCTGGAAGCAGTCCGCCGCCTCGACAAGCAAATGCTCATCGACGGATCCTGGCGTGACGGCGACGAACGAGCCGACGTCGTCCACCCCTACGACGGCGAGGTCGTCGGGTCGGTCCCGATGGCGAATGCCGAGCAGGTGACCGCTGCAATTGAGGCCGCAGATCGGGCGTACCGGGCGTCGACGCTGTCGGCGTACGAGCGGTACGAACTCCTCTCTCGAACGGCCGACAGGCTTGCCGCGCGGACCGACGAGATCGCGCAGATTATCACGAGCGAGCAGGGAAAGCCCATCACCGAGTCCAGAACCGAGGTCGATCGCGCCGTCCAGACGCTGCGACTGTCGGCGGAGGAGGCCAAACGGCTGTTCGGCGAGTACGTCCCCATGGACGCTCAGAAGGGTTTCGCGCGCGACCACTGTTTCACCCAGCGCGAACCGCTCGGCGTCGTGGCGGCCATCACGCCGTTCAACTTCCCGCTGAACCTGATGGTCCACAAGGTCGGGCCGGCGCTGGCCGCCGGTAACGGCGTCGTCGGCAAGCCCGCGACGAACACGCCGCTCAGTTCGATCGCGCTGTTCGAATGTCTCGACGAGGCGGCCGACGAAGTCGGCGCGCCGGACGGTCTCGTCAACGTCGTCACCGGGAGCGGCTCGACCGTCGGCGACGCCGTCCTCCGACACGAGGCGGTCGAAGCGATCTCCTTCACCGGCTCGACGGCCGTCGGCAAGTACCTCGCCGACAACAGCGGCATGAAGGAGGTCACGCTGGAACTCGGCGGCAACGACCCGACGATCGTCTGGTCGGACACCGACATCGAGGGGGCCGCGACACAGGTCGTCGGTGGGGCCTGCTCGAACGCAGGCCAGGTGTGTAACAGCGTCGAGCGCGTGCTCGTCCACGAGGAGATCCACGACGAACTCGTCGACGCACTCGTCGAGGCCGCGGAGGCGCTGACCGTCGGCGATCCCTTCGACGAGGCGACCGACATTGCGGCGATGGTAGACGACGAGCAGTTCGGGACCGTCGTCGAGCTGTTCGAGGAAACCGTCGGGCGAGGTGCGACCGTCGAGTGTGGCGGCAACTACGGCGGCGACCTCGGTGATCGCGTCTTCGAACCCACCGTGCTGTCGGGTGTGACGCCCGACATGCCCGCCGCCTGCGAGGAGACCTTCGGTCCGCTCGTGCCCGTCATCTCCGTCTCGGACTTCGACGAGGCGATCCGGGAAGCCAACAACACCGAGTACGGTCTCGAGGCGGGGATCTTCACGCAGGACATCGACCGCGCGAGGCGAGCGGCGGACGAGATCGAGGCCGGCGGCGTCAACGTCAACACCGTGAGCGGGTTCCGCGCGGACCACATGCCGTACGGCGGGTTCAAGGATTCCGGCGTCGGTAAGGAGGGGATCAAGTACGCCTGCGAGCACTTCTCGCGAACGAAACTCGTCGGCTTCCACCAGGGGTTCAATGGCTGA